A genomic region of Porticoccaceae bacterium LTM1 contains the following coding sequences:
- a CDS encoding ribose-phosphate pyrophosphokinase, with protein MMVFSGNANPELTAEVASILGVPVGNATVSQFSDGEIYIEICENVRGKEVFIVQSTCNPTNQNLMELVLMADALRRASASRITAVIPYFGYARQDRRVRSVRVPISAKVVADMIANVGVERVVTVDLHAEQIQGFFNCTVDNVFGTPVLLDDIRRQRYEDLIVVSPDIGGVVRARATAKLLGCDLAIIDKRRPKANVAEVMHLIGEVEGKTCLLVDDMVDTAGTLCGAANALKKYGATKVVAYCTHPVLSGKALENITNSQMDELVVTNSIPLSKDAQDVEKIRQLSLAPMLAETIRRINNEESISAMFE; from the coding sequence TTGATGGTTTTCTCTGGGAACGCCAATCCGGAGCTGACGGCTGAAGTCGCCTCCATTCTCGGCGTTCCTGTCGGCAATGCGACTGTATCCCAATTTTCTGACGGCGAGATCTACATTGAGATCTGTGAGAACGTTCGCGGAAAAGAAGTATTTATCGTTCAGTCGACCTGCAATCCGACCAACCAGAATCTGATGGAGCTGGTATTGATGGCCGACGCCCTGCGTCGCGCTTCCGCCAGCCGCATCACCGCGGTTATACCTTACTTTGGTTACGCCCGTCAGGATCGCCGCGTGCGCTCCGTGCGAGTGCCAATCAGCGCCAAAGTGGTAGCCGATATGATCGCCAACGTAGGTGTTGAGCGCGTAGTAACAGTAGATCTGCACGCTGAGCAGATTCAGGGCTTCTTTAACTGCACCGTGGACAACGTGTTTGGCACCCCGGTACTGCTGGACGACATTCGACGCCAACGCTACGAAGACCTGATTGTGGTTTCACCGGACATCGGCGGTGTAGTTCGCGCCCGTGCAACTGCCAAGCTGCTCGGCTGTGACCTGGCCATCATCGACAAGCGTCGCCCGAAAGCCAACGTGGCTGAAGTGATGCACCTGATCGGTGAAGTGGAAGGCAAAACCTGCCTGCTGGTAGACGACATGGTAGATACCGCCGGCACTCTGTGTGGCGCTGCCAACGCACTGAAAAAATACGGTGCCACCAAAGTGGTTGCCTACTGTACCCACCCGGTACTGTCAGGCAAAGCGCTGGAAAATATCACCAACTCCCAAATGGATGAGCTGGTGGTTACCAACAGTATTCCGCTGAGCAAAGACGCTCAGGACGTTGAAAAGATTCGCCAGTTGTCACTGGCACCGATGCTGGCTGAGACTATTCGCCGCATCAACAATGAAGAATCCATCAGTGCGATGTTCGAGTAA
- the ispE gene encoding 4-(cytidine 5'-diphospho)-2-C-methyl-D-erythritol kinase: protein MSLRLPAPAKLNLFLHITGRRPDGYHNLQTLFQLLDHGDELALSAREDDRITLSPRIEGVPTQDNLIYRAAMLLREATNSCGGADILLTKRLPMGGGLGGGSSDAATALVGLNQIWSLGLDIEQLALLGQQLGADVPVFVRGHTAWGEGIGEQLTPLDMPEQWFLVAVPDCHVNTGEIFSHQALTRDTPITKIRASFEPHWRNDCQNVVEMLHPEVKAAREWLQNYDSQARMTGTGACVFARFESREAAEAAFTERPENLQGFVARGVNRSPLYK from the coding sequence GTGTCCCTGCGACTGCCCGCCCCCGCCAAGCTAAACCTGTTTCTGCACATCACAGGGCGACGACCCGATGGTTACCACAACCTGCAGACCCTGTTTCAATTACTTGATCATGGTGATGAGCTGGCTTTGAGTGCTCGCGAAGACGATCGAATTACCCTTTCGCCGCGGATAGAGGGGGTTCCAACTCAAGACAACCTGATCTATCGCGCCGCAATGCTGTTGCGCGAAGCGACAAATAGCTGTGGTGGTGCAGACATCCTGCTAACCAAGCGACTGCCCATGGGAGGCGGGCTTGGTGGCGGCAGCTCAGATGCTGCTACAGCTTTGGTTGGCCTCAACCAAATTTGGTCTCTTGGCCTGGACATTGAGCAACTGGCTCTACTCGGCCAACAGCTTGGTGCCGATGTACCTGTCTTTGTACGCGGCCACACCGCTTGGGGCGAGGGCATTGGAGAGCAACTCACCCCCCTTGATATGCCTGAACAGTGGTTTCTGGTGGCAGTTCCGGATTGCCATGTAAATACAGGTGAAATTTTTTCACATCAGGCATTGACAAGGGACACCCCAATCACGAAAATACGCGCCTCTTTCGAGCCGCACTGGCGAAATGATTGCCAGAACGTAGTTGAAATGCTCCACCCAGAGGTGAAAGCCGCGCGGGAATGGCTGCAAAACTACGATTCGCAAGCTCGAATGACTGGAACCGGCGCTTGCGTGTTTGCCAGGTTTGAATCCAGAGAGGCTGCTGAAGCGGCTTTTACTGAACGACCTGAAAACTTGCAAGGATTTGTAGCCAGAGGTGTCAATCGGTCACCACTGTACAAATAA
- the lolB gene encoding lipoprotein insertase outer membrane protein LolB yields MKRLLSLSLLLALTACSHTPITNQPADIESWPSFVDQQSRLNHWQLQGKLGIRLPKNSPPGLAINWQQQEKQFQIRLSGFLGVGAAKIEGDSQQVSLMKGDEYYQATNSEQLTEQLLGMPISLDSLMYWVRGLPDPNMKVLFRAHHENGTLSSLLQNDWELSFQRYQTHGQWWLPGLIKGQRGDLKFTLSITDWQSAFVSANEDFSQ; encoded by the coding sequence ATGAAACGACTCCTCTCTTTATCGCTGCTGCTGGCGCTGACAGCCTGTAGCCACACGCCAATCACCAATCAGCCAGCAGACATTGAAAGCTGGCCAAGCTTTGTCGATCAACAAAGCAGACTTAACCATTGGCAACTGCAAGGCAAGCTGGGCATACGACTTCCGAAAAACTCCCCTCCGGGCCTTGCCATCAACTGGCAGCAACAGGAAAAACAGTTCCAGATTCGACTGAGCGGATTCCTTGGAGTTGGTGCCGCCAAAATTGAAGGTGATTCTCAACAGGTTAGCCTGATGAAAGGGGATGAATACTACCAGGCGACTAACAGCGAACAACTGACAGAGCAACTACTCGGAATGCCGATATCCCTCGATTCCCTGATGTACTGGGTGCGTGGTTTGCCCGACCCGAACATGAAGGTGCTTTTCAGGGCCCATCACGAGAACGGCACACTCAGCTCATTATTGCAGAACGACTGGGAGCTGAGCTTCCAACGCTACCAGACTCACGGCCAGTGGTGGCTGCCTGGCCTGATAAAGGGACAGCGGGGAGACCTCAAGTTCACACTTTCGATTACCGATTGGCAGTCGGCGTTTGTGAGCGCCAACGAAGATTTTTCACAATAG
- a CDS encoding tetratricopeptide repeat protein, which yields MSIKHLHFSALLLGITLGGCSSVPTSPIANTDKEDSSKSIQQTTDKPVEYPTRPFEAETLFDLLVAEVAGSRNEFSVALEKYTKQAFHTRDLNVVARATRISSYLNANANALKLSQLWVELDPEDLEARRLAAHYLTEFHQLPAALPHAIYMLEHGETDTLRTIAGYAALANNEQRQLLLDQYSTINEEWREHPDVLLTYATLLNQQGEYDPAQQTTNRLIELEPLNESARLLSCQIIEKQQGTDAALASLEKSLELLPNSKLLLLHSAKLWTDKDINRSRQQLSKLVTLFPDDHQLVYSLALISLQMGLEQDGEILLRRVLESPQLATPAHFQLAKLNERQGDTEQAILHYRNVRSGQYLITSASRLSRLLALENRMEEARIYLGELRNENPRESGYLFQVEAEMLENNGQPQNAFTVLSQALVQFPNAEPLLYARSLLSERTGNMAAAEQDLRTILKNTPDNPTALNALGYSLTINTNRYEEAHQLISRALELKPDDPATLDSLGWVLFKMGKHNQALPYLQKAFEKFPDPEVAAHLGEVLWALNRREEAASVWQQSLKDNPDSDIIISTMERLEVPEQLQAPQPTTTVK from the coding sequence ATGAGTATAAAACACCTGCACTTTTCCGCCCTGCTGCTGGGAATCACTCTGGGCGGCTGTAGCAGTGTTCCCACTTCCCCGATTGCAAATACCGATAAAGAAGACTCGTCTAAGTCGATTCAGCAAACAACTGACAAGCCCGTCGAGTACCCGACTCGACCGTTTGAGGCAGAAACCCTGTTTGACCTGTTGGTAGCGGAAGTGGCTGGCAGCCGCAATGAATTCTCAGTAGCACTGGAAAAATACACCAAGCAGGCATTCCATACACGCGACCTGAATGTTGTTGCTCGCGCTACGCGCATATCATCTTATCTGAATGCCAATGCTAACGCTCTTAAGCTATCTCAACTCTGGGTAGAGCTAGATCCAGAAGATCTCGAGGCACGACGGCTTGCGGCCCACTACCTCACCGAGTTTCACCAACTGCCTGCAGCGCTGCCACACGCCATATATATGTTGGAACATGGCGAGACAGACACTTTGCGCACTATCGCTGGCTACGCCGCACTCGCCAACAACGAGCAACGTCAACTACTGCTGGACCAGTACAGCACAATTAATGAGGAGTGGCGGGAGCACCCGGACGTACTGCTCACCTATGCAACCTTGCTGAATCAGCAGGGTGAATACGACCCTGCACAACAAACAACCAACAGATTGATTGAGCTCGAACCACTCAATGAGTCCGCGCGACTGCTCAGCTGCCAGATTATCGAAAAACAACAAGGCACTGATGCAGCCCTGGCATCACTCGAGAAGTCACTGGAATTGCTACCAAACAGCAAGCTCCTTCTGCTTCACTCTGCAAAGTTGTGGACCGACAAGGACATTAATCGCTCACGCCAGCAATTGTCCAAACTGGTCACCCTGTTTCCCGACGATCATCAACTTGTCTACTCCCTGGCCCTGATCAGCCTGCAAATGGGCCTGGAACAGGATGGGGAAATCTTGCTACGAAGAGTGTTGGAGAGTCCGCAACTGGCAACCCCGGCCCACTTTCAACTGGCGAAACTCAATGAACGTCAGGGCGACACCGAACAGGCCATTTTGCATTATCGCAATGTGCGCTCTGGCCAATACCTGATCACCTCCGCGAGCCGTCTGTCTCGCCTGCTCGCCCTGGAAAACCGCATGGAAGAAGCGCGGATTTACCTTGGCGAACTGAGAAATGAGAACCCACGAGAAAGTGGCTACCTGTTCCAGGTTGAAGCGGAAATGCTTGAGAATAACGGCCAACCGCAAAATGCGTTTACAGTACTGAGTCAGGCATTGGTGCAATTCCCAAATGCCGAGCCGCTTTTATATGCCCGCTCACTGCTCAGTGAGCGCACTGGAAACATGGCAGCGGCCGAGCAGGATCTGCGTACCATCTTGAAAAACACACCGGACAACCCAACCGCCCTGAATGCACTGGGGTACTCCCTGACCATAAACACCAACCGCTATGAAGAGGCCCACCAACTGATTTCAAGGGCACTGGAGTTAAAGCCTGACGATCCGGCAACCCTGGACAGTCTGGGCTGGGTACTTTTCAAGATGGGTAAGCACAATCAAGCACTGCCCTATCTGCAAAAAGCATTTGAAAAATTTCCCGACCCGGAAGTGGCCGCCCATCTCGGCGAAGTACTTTGGGCACTTAATCGCAGAGAGGAAGCCGCCTCAGTCTGGCAACAAAGCCTGAAAGACAACCCTGATTCCGACATTATCATCAGCACCATGGAGCGTTTGGAAGTTCCTGAGCAATTACAGGCGCCACAGCCAACCACAACTGTGAAATAA
- the hemA gene encoding glutamyl-tRNA reductase yields the protein MNFLALGINHRTASLDVREKVAFAPEKMIDALQQARDTVGLDEVVILSTCNRTEVYCSGDAEAQALLSWFRQYHALSNEQLADCHYLYREADVTRHMMRVACGLDSMVLGEPQILGQVKSAYAVAREAGTIAGQLGQAFEQAFSVAKKVRTETAIGENPVSVAYAAVSLGQQIFSDLSQEHALLIGAGETVELVARHLKEKGIGGITVANRTLSRAQELAEKFGAEAILLSDIPECLHRADIVISSTASQLPILGKGAVETALKARKHRPMFMVDIAVPRDIESQVGQLDDVYLYTVDDLKEVIDENMRSRENAARKAEQIIEQGVALWRRQIRALGAVDTIRAVRDNAAELRDAELEKALRALQRGDEAEQVLRSFARNLTNKFLHEPTTRLKQASEEGLQERIEWANHLFGLHQSAEDTDPKKEEP from the coding sequence ATGAATTTCCTGGCTTTGGGTATCAATCATCGCACCGCCTCACTGGATGTCCGTGAGAAGGTGGCGTTCGCCCCGGAAAAAATGATTGATGCCCTGCAGCAGGCACGCGATACAGTGGGTTTGGACGAAGTAGTAATACTGTCCACATGTAATCGCACCGAGGTTTATTGCTCCGGTGATGCTGAAGCGCAGGCTTTGCTGAGCTGGTTCCGCCAGTACCATGCGTTGAGCAATGAGCAATTGGCTGACTGCCACTACCTTTACCGCGAAGCCGATGTTACTCGTCACATGATGCGGGTGGCCTGTGGTCTCGACTCCATGGTGCTGGGCGAGCCGCAAATTCTCGGCCAGGTAAAATCTGCATATGCCGTGGCAAGAGAGGCAGGTACCATTGCCGGGCAATTAGGGCAGGCATTTGAGCAGGCTTTTTCGGTGGCAAAGAAAGTGCGTACCGAAACCGCTATTGGTGAAAATCCGGTATCGGTTGCCTATGCCGCTGTAAGCCTGGGTCAACAGATTTTTTCCGACCTCAGTCAAGAACACGCACTGTTGATTGGTGCCGGTGAAACAGTCGAACTGGTGGCGCGCCACCTGAAAGAAAAAGGCATCGGTGGTATTACCGTTGCCAACCGTACTCTCAGTCGCGCCCAAGAGTTGGCGGAAAAGTTCGGCGCTGAAGCGATATTACTCTCTGATATCCCTGAATGCCTGCATCGCGCTGATATTGTGATCTCCTCTACAGCCAGCCAGTTGCCAATACTCGGTAAAGGGGCTGTGGAAACTGCCCTGAAAGCTCGCAAACACCGCCCGATGTTTATGGTGGATATCGCAGTGCCTCGGGATATTGAGTCGCAAGTAGGGCAGCTGGATGATGTCTATTTATATACTGTCGATGACCTGAAAGAGGTAATCGACGAAAATATGCGTTCGCGAGAAAACGCTGCCCGCAAAGCGGAACAGATTATCGAGCAGGGTGTTGCCCTGTGGCGCAGGCAGATTCGAGCGCTTGGTGCTGTCGATACAATTCGCGCAGTGCGCGACAATGCAGCCGAATTGCGCGATGCTGAATTGGAAAAAGCGCTGCGGGCATTGCAGCGTGGCGATGAGGCCGAACAGGTTTTGCGATCCTTTGCCCGCAATCTCACGAATAAGTTTCTCCACGAACCCACCACTCGCTTGAAGCAAGCCAGTGAAGAGGGGTTGCAGGAGCGCATTGAGTGGGCGAATCATCTTTTTGGTCTGCACCAATCTGCCGAAGATACCGACCCTAAAAAAGAAGAGCCTTAG
- the prfA gene encoding peptide chain release factor 1, with protein MKQSILDKLEHLLDRYEEVGVSLGDPDVIGDQKKFQAMSREYAELEPVVQTYQQYQQVLANIDEAKTMLKDSDPDMREMAQEELKEGEAALEPLEAELQKLLLPKDPNDAKNVFLEIRAGTGGDEAAIFSGDLFRMYTKYAETQGWKVEVISARDGEHGGYKEIISRVVGSGAYSKLKFESGAHRVQRVPETESQGRIHTSACTVAILAEADEVGAIEINPADLRIDTFRSSGAGGQHVNTTDSAIRITHIPTGVVVECQDERSQHKNKAKAMAHLQSKLQQAQEDAVAKEQSDTRRSLVGSGDRSERIRTYNYPQGRVTDHRINLTLYKLEEIMQGKLEEVVQPLITEYQADQLAALSEG; from the coding sequence ATGAAACAAAGTATTTTGGACAAACTGGAACACCTGCTGGATCGCTATGAGGAAGTAGGGGTGTCGCTGGGTGATCCGGATGTGATTGGCGACCAGAAAAAATTCCAGGCCATGTCCCGCGAGTACGCCGAGCTGGAGCCGGTGGTGCAAACCTACCAGCAGTATCAGCAGGTACTTGCCAATATTGATGAAGCTAAAACCATGCTCAAAGACAGCGACCCCGATATGCGAGAAATGGCGCAGGAGGAGCTGAAAGAGGGTGAAGCAGCATTGGAGCCACTGGAAGCCGAATTGCAAAAACTGCTGTTACCGAAAGATCCCAACGACGCTAAAAACGTGTTTTTGGAAATTCGTGCCGGTACGGGCGGTGACGAAGCAGCCATTTTTTCCGGGGATCTGTTCCGCATGTACACCAAATACGCGGAGACTCAAGGGTGGAAAGTAGAAGTAATCAGCGCCCGCGATGGTGAGCATGGTGGCTATAAAGAAATTATCAGCCGGGTAGTGGGTTCAGGTGCCTATTCCAAATTGAAATTTGAATCGGGTGCACACCGCGTGCAGCGAGTGCCGGAGACAGAATCCCAGGGCCGCATTCACACCTCCGCCTGTACAGTGGCTATTTTGGCAGAAGCGGATGAGGTGGGAGCGATTGAGATCAATCCGGCGGATTTGCGTATCGATACCTTCCGTTCCTCCGGTGCTGGCGGCCAGCACGTTAACACCACCGATTCGGCGATTCGCATCACCCACATTCCAACCGGCGTGGTGGTGGAGTGTCAGGACGAACGTTCCCAGCACAAAAACAAGGCTAAAGCGATGGCTCACCTGCAGTCGAAATTACAGCAGGCCCAGGAGGATGCTGTGGCCAAGGAGCAGTCCGATACCCGTCGCTCCCTGGTGGGCAGCGGTGACCGTTCAGAGCGAATTCGCACCTACAATTATCCGCAAGGGCGGGTGACTGATCACCGCATCAACCTCACCTTATACAAGCTTGAAGAGATTATGCAGGGCAAGCTGGAAGAGGTGGTTCAGCCGTTGATTACCGAATACCAGGCGGATCAGCTGGCTGCGCTTTCTGAAGGGTAA